In Massilia forsythiae, one DNA window encodes the following:
- a CDS encoding DMT family transporter, giving the protein MSTANLLRLILLAAIWGGSFLFMRIGAPVLGPALLIELRVLFAALFLAAVGLVLKRALHLRAHWKHYVILGFFNSALPFLLFAFAARTLPASLLSVLNATAPMWGALLGAAWSRQAIGARSAIGLVLGTLGVALLVGFDHAFARPGAAIAVGVALLAAFSYSVASLYARSAPSVEPFANAHGTMWTSALMVLPALMVFAPAGAPTPGVMAAVLALGVLCSGVAYILYFRLIEEVGATSALTVTFLNPLFGILWGVLFLGEAIGWYTAVGAAVVLAGIALVTGFAPRWLTRLRPHGSRGAGLPAQRQTTE; this is encoded by the coding sequence ATGAGCACCGCCAACCTGCTGCGCCTGATCCTGCTTGCCGCCATCTGGGGCGGTTCCTTCCTGTTCATGCGCATCGGCGCGCCGGTGCTGGGGCCGGCGCTGCTGATCGAACTGCGCGTGCTGTTCGCGGCGCTGTTCCTGGCCGCGGTCGGCCTGGTATTGAAGCGCGCGCTGCACCTGCGCGCGCACTGGAAGCATTACGTTATCCTCGGCTTCTTCAATTCCGCCCTGCCCTTCTTGCTGTTCGCCTTCGCCGCGCGCACCCTGCCGGCCTCGCTGCTGTCGGTGCTGAACGCCACCGCGCCGATGTGGGGCGCGCTGCTGGGCGCCGCTTGGTCGCGCCAGGCGATCGGGGCCAGGAGCGCCATCGGCCTGGTGCTGGGCACGCTGGGGGTGGCGCTGCTGGTCGGCTTCGACCACGCCTTCGCCCGCCCCGGCGCCGCCATCGCGGTGGGCGTGGCGCTGCTGGCCGCCTTCAGCTACAGCGTGGCCAGCCTGTACGCGCGCTCGGCGCCGAGCGTCGAGCCGTTCGCCAATGCGCACGGCACCATGTGGACCTCGGCGCTGATGGTGCTGCCGGCCCTGATGGTGTTTGCGCCGGCAGGCGCGCCGACACCCGGCGTGATGGCGGCGGTGCTGGCGCTGGGCGTGCTGTGCAGCGGCGTCGCCTACATCCTGTATTTCCGCCTGATCGAGGAAGTCGGCGCCACCTCGGCATTGACGGTCACCTTCCTGAATCCGCTGTTCGGCATCCTGTGGGGCGTGCTGTTCCTGGGCGAGGCGATCGGCTGGTACACGGCCGTGGGCGCCGCCGTGGTGCTGGCGGGCATCGCGCTGGTGACCGGTTTCGCGCCGCGCTGGCTGACGCGCCTGCGGCCGCACGGCAGCCGCGGCGCCGGACTGCCTGCGCAGCGGCAAACGACCGAATGA
- a CDS encoding M48 family metallopeptidase encodes MTRIRRPRPAAVTPALGFTLALLLSACATQAPRPIQAPPVAPPRAAEPGPAPLSPQIAAAADTLSRMADLQDRLYKVAAPLLIQNAELCKGQARNLLGFTAKNRWSYPGDYNEAAHVAFGMEERLQVTGVLAGSGAARVGLQTGDVLLAAGGKPLPTGQNALSQAGGIFSRIIATQATLPMTIARRDSERQLAIPATRACAFAIELGNADIVNAYADGSRVLVTRGMLNFTRDDDELAFVLAKTMAHNMLGHPGLQRNKETLASIVDNLRSVTPDTSMLIGSGGIKAMPADADAAADRLGIYLAARAGYDVADAPAFWRRLAEAAPPTVLNGYGANHPALPARLAAVDKALGEIRSKRSGKKTLVP; translated from the coding sequence ATGACCCGTATCCGCCGCCCGCGCCCAGCCGCCGTCACGCCTGCGCTGGGATTCACCCTCGCCCTGCTGCTGTCGGCCTGCGCCACGCAGGCGCCGCGTCCGATCCAGGCGCCGCCCGTGGCGCCGCCGCGCGCCGCGGAACCGGGTCCGGCGCCGCTGTCGCCGCAGATCGCCGCCGCCGCCGACACCCTGAGCCGGATGGCGGACCTACAGGACCGGCTGTACAAGGTGGCTGCGCCGCTCCTCATCCAGAACGCCGAGCTGTGCAAGGGCCAGGCGCGCAACCTGCTGGGCTTCACCGCCAAGAACCGCTGGTCCTACCCGGGCGACTACAACGAGGCGGCTCACGTCGCCTTCGGCATGGAAGAGCGCCTGCAGGTGACCGGCGTGCTGGCCGGCAGCGGCGCCGCGCGCGTCGGCCTGCAGACCGGCGACGTGCTGCTGGCCGCCGGCGGCAAGCCGTTGCCCACCGGGCAGAACGCGCTGTCGCAGGCCGGCGGCATCTTCAGCCGCATCATCGCCACCCAGGCCACGCTGCCGATGACGATCGCGCGCCGCGACAGCGAGCGCCAGCTGGCGATTCCCGCCACGCGCGCCTGCGCCTTCGCCATTGAGCTGGGCAATGCCGACATCGTCAACGCCTATGCCGACGGCAGCCGCGTGCTGGTCACGCGCGGCATGCTGAATTTCACGCGCGACGACGACGAGCTGGCCTTCGTGCTGGCCAAGACGATGGCGCACAACATGCTCGGCCACCCGGGCCTCCAGCGCAACAAGGAGACGCTGGCCAGCATCGTCGACAACCTGCGCAGCGTAACGCCGGATACCTCGATGCTGATCGGCAGCGGCGGCATCAAGGCCATGCCGGCCGACGCCGACGCCGCCGCCGACCGCCTCGGCATCTACCTGGCGGCGCGCGCCGGCTACGACGTCGCCGACGCCCCGGCCTTCTGGCGCCGCCTGGCCGAAGCGGCGCCGCCCACGGTGCTCAACGGCTACGGCGCCAACCACCCGGCCCTGCCGGCGCGCCTGGCGGCGGTGGACAAGGCACTGGGAGAAATCCGCAGCAAGCGTTCCGGGAAGAAGACGCTGGTGCCGTAG
- the dut gene encoding dUTP diphosphatase: MNTIDLKILDPRMKDFLPAYATAGSAGLDLRACLDAPLTLAPGQTVLVPTGLAIHLADPGYAAMILPRSGLGHKNGIVLGNLVGLIDSDYQGQLMVSTWNRGQSAFTLQPMDRLAQLVVVPVLQVGFNVVEDFASSDRGAAGFGSTGQQ, encoded by the coding sequence ATGAACACCATCGACCTGAAAATCCTCGACCCGCGCATGAAGGACTTCCTGCCGGCCTACGCCACCGCCGGCAGCGCCGGCCTCGACCTGCGCGCCTGCCTCGATGCGCCGCTGACGCTCGCACCCGGCCAGACCGTGCTGGTGCCGACCGGCCTGGCGATCCATCTCGCCGATCCGGGCTATGCCGCCATGATCCTGCCGCGTAGCGGGCTCGGCCATAAGAACGGCATCGTGCTGGGTAATCTGGTAGGCTTGATCGACTCCGACTACCAGGGTCAGCTGATGGTGTCGACCTGGAACCGCGGACAATCCGCCTTCACCCTGCAGCCGATGGACCGTCTGGCGCAGCTGGTGGTGGTGCCCGTGCTGCAGGTGGGTTTCAACGTCGTGGAGGACTTTGCATCGAGCGACCGTGGCGCCGCGGGATTCGGCAGCACCGGCCAACAATGA
- the coaBC gene encoding bifunctional phosphopantothenoylcysteine decarboxylase/phosphopantothenate--cysteine ligase CoaBC, whose product MDLKGKKIVLGLSGGVACYKAAELCRALAKAGATVQVAMTEAATHFIGTVTMQALSGRAVYTDQWDGRVANNMAHIDLTRDADAILVAPCSADFLFKLAHGATDDLLSTLCLARPHHVPLLVAPAMNVEMWEKPPTRRNVAQLREDGIRILGPAAGSQACGETGMGRMLEPHELLEELVASFQAKVLYGKRVLITAGPTYEAIDPVRGITNLSSGKMGYAIARAAREAGAEVTLVSGPTALATPHGVRRIDVQSAQQMLQAVQAVLNDAPAQHVFVAVAAVADWRVENASAHKIKKDGSAMPELKFAPNPDILAQVAATTSLSGWPYCVGFAAESENLIEYGAAKREKKGIPLLVGNIGPQTFGQDENAIVLFDESGHTVLPRASKLELARQLVSEIAKRLERRSLLD is encoded by the coding sequence ATGGACCTGAAGGGCAAGAAGATCGTCCTCGGCCTGTCCGGCGGCGTGGCCTGCTACAAGGCCGCCGAACTGTGCCGCGCGCTGGCCAAGGCCGGCGCCACGGTGCAGGTGGCGATGACCGAAGCTGCGACGCACTTCATCGGCACGGTGACGATGCAGGCGCTGTCCGGACGCGCCGTCTATACCGACCAGTGGGATGGCCGCGTTGCGAACAACATGGCGCACATCGACCTGACGCGCGACGCCGATGCGATCCTGGTGGCGCCCTGCTCGGCCGACTTCCTGTTCAAGCTGGCGCACGGCGCCACCGACGACCTGCTGTCGACGCTGTGCCTGGCGCGCCCGCACCACGTGCCGCTGCTGGTGGCGCCGGCCATGAACGTCGAGATGTGGGAAAAGCCGCCGACCCGGCGCAACGTGGCGCAATTGCGCGAAGACGGCATCCGCATCCTGGGCCCGGCCGCCGGCTCCCAGGCCTGCGGCGAGACCGGCATGGGCCGCATGCTGGAACCGCACGAATTGCTGGAAGAACTGGTGGCCTCGTTCCAGGCCAAGGTGTTGTACGGCAAGCGCGTGCTGATCACCGCCGGCCCCACCTACGAAGCGATCGACCCGGTGCGCGGCATCACCAACCTGTCGTCCGGCAAGATGGGCTATGCGATCGCGCGCGCCGCACGCGAGGCCGGCGCCGAGGTGACGCTGGTGTCCGGTCCCACCGCGCTGGCCACCCCGCACGGCGTGCGCCGCATCGACGTGCAGAGCGCGCAGCAGATGCTGCAGGCGGTGCAGGCGGTGCTCAACGACGCGCCGGCCCAGCACGTATTCGTGGCGGTGGCCGCCGTGGCCGACTGGCGCGTCGAGAACGCCAGCGCGCACAAGATCAAGAAGGATGGCAGCGCCATGCCGGAACTGAAGTTCGCGCCGAATCCGGACATCCTGGCGCAAGTCGCCGCCACCACCTCGCTGAGCGGCTGGCCGTATTGCGTCGGCTTCGCCGCCGAATCCGAGAACCTGATCGAATACGGCGCCGCCAAGCGCGAGAAGAAAGGCATTCCTTTGCTCGTAGGCAACATCGGACCGCAGACCTTCGGTCAGGATGAGAACGCGATCGTGCTGTTCGACGAAAGCGGGCACACGGTCCTGCCGCGCGCGTCCAAGCTGGAGCTGGCGCGCCAGCTGGTCTCCGAAATCGCCAAGCGCCTGGAACGGCGCTCGCTGCTGGACTGA
- the lspA gene encoding signal peptidase II, translating into MATKKKSTFSAVSRPSLAPWLGIAFLVILLDQITKIMITRLFTLGEEKPVTGFFNLVLAYNRGAAFSFLSDQGGWQRYFFTAIAVAAVGFILYLLRKNAGQRMFCWALALIMGGALGNLIDRLAYGHVIDFLDFHLAGVGHFPAFNIADSAICIGAFLFIVDELRRVNKN; encoded by the coding sequence ATGGCCACCAAAAAAAAATCGACATTTTCCGCCGTCTCGCGTCCCAGCCTGGCCCCGTGGCTCGGCATCGCCTTTCTCGTGATCCTGCTCGACCAGATCACCAAGATCATGATCACGCGCCTGTTCACCCTGGGCGAGGAAAAGCCGGTCACCGGCTTCTTCAACCTGGTGCTGGCGTATAACCGCGGCGCGGCGTTCAGCTTCCTGTCCGACCAGGGCGGCTGGCAGCGTTATTTTTTCACCGCCATCGCGGTGGCCGCGGTCGGCTTCATCCTCTACCTGCTGCGCAAGAACGCCGGCCAGCGCATGTTTTGCTGGGCGCTGGCGCTGATCATGGGCGGCGCGCTGGGCAACCTGATCGACCGCCTCGCCTACGGGCACGTGATCGACTTCCTCGATTTCCACCTGGCCGGCGTCGGCCATTTCCCGGCCTTTAATATCGCCGACAGCGCGATCTGCATCGGCGCCTTCCTGTTCATCGTCGACGAACTGCGCCGCGTGAACAAAAACTGA
- the ileS gene encoding isoleucine--tRNA ligase: protein MSDTKPGQQQGQKPQNAGKQGAKKPESKYPVNMTDTAFPMRGDLAKREPGWVKQWQDKKIYERVRKAAAGRPKFILHDGPPYANGDIHLGHAVNKILKDMVVKSRTMAGFDAPYVPGWDCHGMPIEIQIEKQFGKNLPTAEVLQKARAYALEQIDRQRAGFIRLGVLGEWDNPYMTMAYGNEADELRALGTLLEKGYVYRGLKPVNWCFDCGSALAEAEVEYQDKRDPAIDVGFPFAEPDKLARAFGLAQLPEGDGFIVIWTTTPWTIPSNQALNVHPEVTYALVRTEREGKPLLLLVAKDLAANVLERYKLEGDIVATTEGAKLEGIRFKHPLHAADPFYDRTSPVYPADYVTTDSGTGVVHSAPAYGLEDFQSCKAHGMNDNDILTPVLGDGRFAGTLPLFGGMTIWEASKPICDALRAAGALFEFKMFEHSYMHCWRHKTPIVYRATNQWFAGMDTTPADGGPTLRETALAGIEETEFFPDWGQARLQGMIANRPDWTLSRQRQWGVPMAFFIHKETGQLHPRTPELLEQVAQLIEQGGIDAWHRLDARDLLGDDADLYEKNRDTLDVWFDSGTTHQTVLRGSHKEQLGFPADLYLEGSDQHRGWFHSSLLTSSMLNGRPPYKALLTHGFTVDEHGKKMSKSLGNTLAPQKISDTLGADILRLWVASTDYTGELSISEEILKRVTESYRRIRNTLRFLLANTSDFDPAANAVPVERMLEIDRWALAETARLQDDVAAHFERYEFHPVVARLQNFCSEDLGGFYLDILKDRLYTTGVDSPARRSAQTALWHIAHSLLRVMAPILTFTAEEAWAVFAGTKTFADSDETIFTQTLWAFPAIADGAALLDKYALLRAVRADVTKQLEEVRAAGAIGSSLQAELAIKAAGDKYRTLASLDDDLKFVFITSAAAVDEVQDAAQEAVAVTPSAADKCERCWHYRRDVGHDPAHPGLCGRCTSNLFGSGEQRRYA from the coding sequence ATGTCCGATACCAAACCAGGCCAACAGCAAGGCCAGAAACCGCAGAACGCCGGCAAGCAAGGCGCCAAGAAGCCGGAAAGCAAATACCCTGTCAACATGACCGATACCGCGTTCCCGATGCGCGGCGACCTTGCCAAGCGCGAGCCGGGCTGGGTCAAGCAATGGCAGGACAAGAAGATTTACGAACGCGTGCGCAAGGCGGCCGCCGGCCGCCCGAAGTTCATCCTGCACGACGGTCCGCCCTATGCCAACGGCGACATCCACCTGGGCCACGCCGTCAACAAGATCCTGAAAGACATGGTGGTCAAGTCGCGCACCATGGCCGGCTTCGACGCGCCCTATGTGCCGGGCTGGGACTGCCACGGCATGCCGATCGAGATCCAGATCGAAAAACAGTTCGGCAAGAACCTGCCGACCGCCGAGGTACTGCAAAAGGCGCGCGCCTATGCACTAGAACAGATCGACCGCCAGCGCGCCGGCTTCATCCGCCTGGGCGTGCTGGGCGAGTGGGACAACCCATACATGACCATGGCCTACGGTAACGAGGCCGACGAATTGCGCGCCCTGGGCACGCTGCTGGAAAAGGGGTATGTGTACCGCGGCCTGAAACCGGTGAACTGGTGCTTCGATTGCGGCTCGGCGCTGGCCGAGGCTGAAGTGGAATACCAGGACAAGCGCGACCCGGCGATCGACGTCGGCTTCCCGTTCGCCGAACCCGACAAGCTGGCCCGGGCGTTCGGCCTGGCGCAGCTGCCCGAAGGCGACGGCTTCATCGTGATCTGGACCACCACGCCCTGGACGATCCCGTCCAACCAGGCGCTCAACGTGCATCCGGAAGTGACCTATGCGCTGGTCAGGACCGAGCGCGAAGGCAAGCCTCTGCTGCTGCTGGTCGCCAAGGACCTGGCCGCGAACGTGCTGGAGCGCTACAAGCTGGAAGGCGACATCGTCGCCACCACCGAAGGCGCCAAGCTGGAAGGCATCCGCTTTAAGCACCCGCTGCACGCCGCCGATCCGTTCTACGACCGCACTTCGCCGGTCTATCCGGCCGACTATGTGACCACCGACAGCGGCACCGGCGTGGTGCACTCGGCGCCCGCCTACGGCCTGGAAGACTTCCAGTCGTGCAAGGCGCACGGCATGAACGACAACGACATCCTGACGCCGGTGCTGGGCGACGGCCGTTTCGCCGGCACCCTGCCGCTGTTCGGCGGCATGACCATCTGGGAAGCGTCCAAGCCGATCTGCGATGCCTTGCGCGCGGCCGGCGCCCTGTTCGAATTCAAGATGTTCGAGCACAGCTACATGCATTGCTGGCGTCACAAGACCCCGATCGTCTACCGCGCCACCAACCAGTGGTTCGCCGGCATGGACACGACGCCGGCGGACGGTGGCCCGACCCTGCGCGAGACCGCGCTGGCCGGCATCGAGGAAACCGAATTCTTCCCGGACTGGGGCCAGGCGCGCCTGCAAGGCATGATCGCCAACCGTCCGGACTGGACCCTGTCCCGCCAGCGCCAGTGGGGCGTGCCGATGGCCTTCTTCATCCACAAGGAGACCGGCCAGCTGCATCCGCGCACCCCGGAACTGCTGGAGCAGGTGGCGCAATTGATCGAGCAAGGCGGCATCGACGCCTGGCACCGGCTCGACGCGCGCGACCTGCTGGGCGACGACGCCGACCTCTACGAAAAGAACCGCGACACGCTCGACGTGTGGTTCGATTCCGGCACCACCCACCAGACCGTGCTGCGCGGCTCGCACAAGGAACAACTGGGGTTCCCGGCCGACCTGTACCTGGAAGGCTCGGACCAGCACCGCGGCTGGTTCCATTCGTCGCTGCTGACCTCGTCGATGCTGAACGGCCGTCCGCCCTATAAAGCGCTGCTGACGCACGGCTTCACCGTCGACGAACACGGCAAGAAGATGTCGAAGTCGCTGGGCAACACGCTGGCGCCGCAAAAAATCTCGGACACGCTCGGCGCCGACATCCTGCGCCTGTGGGTGGCCTCGACCGACTACACCGGCGAACTGTCGATCAGCGAAGAGATCCTCAAGCGCGTGACGGAATCGTACCGCCGCATCCGCAACACGCTGCGCTTCCTGCTGGCCAACACCTCGGACTTCGATCCGGCGGCCAACGCCGTGCCGGTCGAACGGATGCTGGAGATCGACCGCTGGGCGCTGGCCGAGACCGCGCGCCTGCAGGACGACGTCGCCGCGCACTTCGAGCGCTACGAATTCCACCCGGTGGTGGCGCGCCTGCAGAACTTCTGCTCGGAAGACCTGGGCGGCTTCTACCTCGACATCCTGAAGGACCGCCTGTACACCACCGGCGTCGATTCGCCCGCACGCCGCTCGGCCCAGACCGCGCTGTGGCACATCGCGCACAGCCTGCTGCGCGTGATGGCGCCGATCCTGACGTTCACCGCCGAGGAAGCCTGGGCCGTGTTCGCCGGCACGAAGACCTTTGCCGACAGCGACGAGACCATCTTCACCCAGACGCTGTGGGCCTTCCCGGCGATCGCCGACGGCGCCGCGCTGCTGGACAAGTATGCGCTGCTGCGCGCGGTACGCGCCGACGTCACCAAGCAGCTGGAAGAAGTGCGCGCGGCGGGCGCCATCGGTTCCTCGCTGCAGGCCGAGCTGGCGATCAAGGCCGCCGGCGACAAATACCGCACGCTGGCGAGCCTGGACGACGACTTGAAATTCGTGTTCATCACCTCGGCGGCGGCGGTCGACGAAGTGCAGGACGCGGCCCAGGAAGCGGTGGCGGTGACGCCGTCGGCGGCGGACAAGTGCGAGCGCTGCTGGCACTACCGCCGCGACGTCGGCCATGACCCGGCCCACCCGGGCCTGTGCGGCCGCTGCACCAGCAACCTGTTCGGCAGCGGGGAACAGCGCCGCTACGCCTGA